The following coding sequences lie in one Changpingibacter yushuensis genomic window:
- a CDS encoding DUF4032 domain-containing protein, with product MLQSLQIMAARVDPALLDLPWNVPLEDWPEDIVAALPRGISRHIVRFVSLGDRIIAVKEIGESVAYHEYEMLRDLGRLDAPSVEPVAVITGRSSDDGEPLNAVLVTAHLPYSLPYRAVFGQHQRPETVRRLIDALTVLMVRLHLLGFFWGDVSLSNTLFRRDAGAFAAYLVDAETGELYDSMTDGKRLYDIDVARTNIIGELMDLQAGGVLPEDYDVIEVGNNFATRYEELWNELTKQTSFSANERWKVAERVERLNDLGFDVGELAMTTDLDGTRLYIQPKVVDAGHYSRQIMRLTGMDVEENQARRMMNDIEQYRAQRDMQKDSLSLVAHDWMTRVFEATVNGVPRDLRGKLEPAEIFHQFLEHRWFISEKAGYDVPFKKALKSFVDNVLSQRRDERSYLGRGDTEELPAIDLDEV from the coding sequence CGAAGATATTGTGGCAGCTTTGCCGCGCGGCATCTCCCGCCATATCGTCCGCTTCGTGAGCCTTGGGGACCGGATTATCGCGGTCAAGGAGATCGGCGAATCGGTGGCCTACCACGAATATGAGATGCTCCGTGATCTTGGCCGCCTCGATGCACCTTCCGTAGAACCAGTGGCCGTCATTACCGGGCGTTCGAGCGACGACGGCGAACCCCTGAACGCCGTTCTTGTCACGGCCCACCTTCCTTACTCGCTGCCCTACCGGGCGGTATTTGGCCAGCATCAACGGCCTGAGACAGTGCGCCGCCTCATCGATGCCCTCACCGTGCTCATGGTTAGGCTTCATCTTCTTGGGTTCTTCTGGGGTGACGTCTCCCTCTCCAACACACTTTTTCGGCGCGACGCCGGCGCCTTCGCCGCCTACCTTGTAGACGCCGAAACCGGTGAACTCTATGACAGCATGACCGACGGCAAGCGTCTCTATGACATCGACGTGGCCCGCACCAATATCATCGGCGAGCTGATGGACCTCCAGGCTGGTGGTGTGCTTCCTGAGGATTACGACGTCATTGAGGTCGGCAACAATTTCGCCACCCGTTATGAAGAGCTGTGGAACGAACTCACCAAACAGACCTCGTTCTCCGCGAACGAACGCTGGAAGGTTGCGGAACGGGTCGAACGACTCAACGATCTTGGCTTCGACGTCGGCGAACTGGCAATGACAACCGATTTGGACGGCACGCGCCTCTACATTCAGCCAAAGGTTGTGGACGCAGGGCATTACTCACGCCAGATCATGCGCCTGACCGGAATGGATGTGGAAGAAAACCAAGCGCGCCGCATGATGAATGACATTGAGCAGTATCGAGCCCAACGGGACATGCAGAAGGATAGCCTCTCGCTTGTGGCACACGACTGGATGACCCGCGTGTTTGAGGCGACTGTCAACGGTGTACCACGCGATCTGCGCGGCAAACTGGAGCCTGCTGAGATCTTCCACCAGTTCCTCGAACATCGGTGGTTTATCAGCGAAAAGGCCGGATATGACGTGCCGTTCAAGAAAGCACTGAAGTCCTTTGTGGACAACGTGCTCAGCCAGCGCCGGGATGAGCGGTCCTATCTCGGCCGAGGCGATACCGAGGAACTTCCTGCTATCGATCTGGACGAAGTGTAG
- a CDS encoding aspartate-semialdehyde dehydrogenase, with the protein MSITLAVVGATGQVGRVMRALLEERNTPADKVRFFASARSAGTVLPFRGEEIVVEDVATADLSGIDVAVFSAGGGTSLEYAPRFAAAGAVVVDNSSAWRKDPQVPLVVSEVNPHAIKDRPKGIIANPNCTTMAAMPSLKILHDNFGLKRLVVSSYQAVSGSGLKGVKELESQVRAALDQDVTQLVTDGSAVEFPEPSTYVAPIAFNAIAFAGNLVDDGSEETDEEQKLRNESRKILEIPELLVSGTCVRVPVFSAHGLSVNAEFEKSVTPDRARELLADAPGVVLTDVPTPLAAAGQDPTFVGRIRQDQSVEGGRGLAMFIVGDNLRKGAALNAIQVAELVIAELAA; encoded by the coding sequence ATGAGCATCACCCTTGCTGTTGTTGGCGCAACCGGGCAGGTTGGCCGTGTTATGCGTGCGCTCCTCGAGGAGCGCAACACTCCTGCGGATAAGGTGCGCTTCTTCGCATCGGCACGAAGTGCGGGAACAGTTCTTCCGTTCCGTGGCGAAGAAATTGTGGTTGAAGATGTGGCCACGGCGGACCTTTCGGGGATCGACGTCGCCGTATTCTCCGCAGGTGGCGGAACATCGCTTGAATACGCGCCACGGTTCGCTGCAGCCGGTGCTGTTGTTGTTGACAACTCTTCCGCATGGCGCAAAGATCCTCAGGTTCCCCTAGTGGTTTCCGAAGTGAACCCCCACGCGATCAAGGATCGCCCAAAGGGAATCATCGCGAACCCGAACTGCACAACCATGGCAGCGATGCCCTCGTTGAAGATTCTGCACGATAACTTCGGCCTCAAGCGCCTTGTGGTCTCCTCCTACCAGGCGGTCTCCGGATCGGGCCTCAAGGGCGTCAAGGAACTCGAATCACAGGTACGCGCCGCACTGGATCAGGATGTCACACAGCTCGTGACGGACGGCTCTGCTGTTGAGTTCCCTGAGCCTTCTACATACGTGGCTCCGATTGCCTTCAATGCCATTGCTTTTGCCGGCAATTTGGTAGATGACGGCTCCGAGGAGACCGATGAAGAGCAGAAGCTTCGTAACGAATCGCGGAAGATCTTGGAAATCCCAGAGCTCCTCGTTTCAGGTACGTGCGTGCGAGTCCCCGTCTTCTCCGCTCACGGGCTTTCTGTCAACGCCGAGTTTGAGAAGTCAGTGACGCCAGATCGCGCGCGCGAGCTCCTTGCTGACGCCCCGGGAGTTGTTCTCACGGACGTCCCAACCCCGCTGGCGGCAGCTGGCCAAGATCCCACCTTCGTTGGACGGATCCGCCAAGACCAGTCGGTTGAAGGTGGGCGTGGCCTCGCCATGTTCATCGTTGGTGACAACCTTCGCAAGGGTGCAGCCCTCAATGCCATTCAGGTGGCAGAGTTGGTTATCGCAGAGTTGGCTGCCTGA